GACAAGCTCGACGAGATCGCACCATTACAGCGGCGCTGGTCTAACCTAGAAGACGTGGGAGGGTCCTCATCAGCGACTCCAACCACCGAGCGGCCCGTGACGCGGCCATCTGCTCGGTTACGTTCGACCAGCATTATACAACGTGTTGTGTTGGATGCTCAAGGAAACCCTACGGATGCGGATGCTTCAACGTTATTACAAAAGGTCAAAAGGCAGGGGTCAACGGTTGTGAAGGCAGTGACAATACCGGCGTGGCAGTTCTTCAAGTTAATACGTGAGTACACTTGTGTCATATATGCTAGAACAAGACTGACCACTTTACAGCCTGGCACTCTGCCGGTAAGGACGAACCACTTAATGATACCGATGTCGCAAAGCACCTCAACAACCGCCCCGTAGTGGGCATTTGTCTCAAGAGGTACATGATGACAGAAGCGGGTCAGCCTCGCAGACAAAACACATTTATCGACATACCTGACAGCATGAGGTTACCGCACTTTATGCTGGTGAACGACGCTACTGTCGAGGAGTCTAATGGGCTTAGCGCAGAGTTCAAGCTTGTGTTGCAGTCGGTTGTGTGCCATCGCGGCGACTCGTTACATAGCGGACATTACGTTGCATTTTCCAGGGTGGCACCCAAGCTGCTGACGGACAATCGACGGCACGATGCGGATCCTCCACCAGACTACGAAGATGCCCAATGGGTCAAATTTGATGACCTGTTGGATGAAAGAGTCACCTACGTGGATGACATCAAGCAGTCGCTCAAGGATGAGATGCCCTACCTGTTGTTTTACCAGATTGTACCCATGGTAGACTACTCGTCAGCGACGACAGGGCAGGCGACGTTGGAAATGGATGACCAAGTTAAAGGCGCGGTGATGCCACCTTCCTACAACGACTCGACTGTCAACTTTGCGGCAACCACTGCATCATCGTACTCACCGACTTCGGACAGCGAAAGGCCCGATAATTCTCGACGGACGAGTGGGTATTTCGATACGACCACGACGGCCACTTCGACAACTGGACCCAGCATAGGGTTTTTTACAGACCTTGATCGACCACCTCGGCCGAGCATTGACATCGAATCCCTTGGGAATAGTAGCGCTTTTGGAGAAACCTTTCTCAAGCCAAGCACATCTCGACGCGGCAGCATGCCCTTTTCGGACGCATCCGGAATCTTGGCCAGCGACTCCTCGCAACCCCCTCAGCAACAGTCACCTGTCGTTACACCCTCCGAGGGACGGCTAGCGAAGGCAGCGGCAATGTTTAAGCCGAAGGACAAGGATCGAGAACGGGAAAGGGAAAGGGACCCCAAGGAGCATTGGGAAAGGCGAGGCAGCCGACCGGCCAGCCAGGCGGGCGAGGGACGTATGAGCCTTACCATGTCAAGGCTGGGTGGGTTAATGCTGCGCACCAGTAAAGAGCCCCTTCGAGAGATGCCAGTGGCGTCGTCTGGCGAGCAAGAATCATACGAGGACCAGCTACCCTCGTCACAACACGTTGAGATACAGCCAACCCAGCAACAGCAGGCGGCAGATGGGACATCCAAGGACAACAAGGAATGTTGTGGACGAAAAGATAGCAAGGATAAAGGAAGGGGAAAGCATCATCACCATATGCACCGCAAAAGTGCGGGTGGCGAGCCGGAGCGGGAGTGTGTTGTCATGTAGGTGGGATAACGGAAGGAAGACGTCTTGCATCAGCGGGGAGTTGGCTTCTCGTTTCTAATTGGTCTCTGCTGTTTTGGGTTCTGTAGGACTGGGGAAACAGGCTACGCTTTGAGTTTATGGGGGTGGTTTGCATAGAGCTGTTCCTCGTATGTGGCTTATTTCTTGTCGGAGTTTAGGTTATGCTGTGATGCGTGGCATCCGTCTATATTTTAATGCCACAAAGGCCCGGCTACAAGGAATGAGACGACAAAGGAATTGCATTGGGTTAGGATAGACGGCGTTTTGGCATCAAATATACCCCTTTCTTTCAGATAGAAGGATATCAAGAATGGATCTAGAAACAATAATATTTGTTGCTGATTACATTACATGGTCGAAACGTGCTTTGACTGAAGCTGCAGGGTCAGCGTACTGTGATCTAAGTGTGTCGCGTCTCTGAGCAGCACTCGGCTGCACGCGTGAATCCAGGCCCGTGAACTACTGCACGCTCTCCCTCATTCACCATGCcaaccgtttttttttgcctttggCCCTTGCCTACAGGTACGTGGACCCAAGAGACAAAGTGACTCACTCTACCAGAACCCTGGACACGGGGGTTCGGCACATGTTTCTATAAACAAAAGCCGATGACGAATGAATGTCGTCGCACCAGGGGATATTCGAGAAGGGCTTGCTTCGGTATTCTTTTTGTGGGAACGTTCACGTTGCAGGGACCCCCGCCGTGGATTTTCCCTGCATGTTCAGCCGTTTGAAGTTCACTTCTTTTTGGTTGGGCTCGTGTGGAGTCTGTGTTTGTGCATGTCAGCGAAGCTGGCGCATTCCAGCAACCGTTCATGTCTCTCTTGTGGGGCGGCCCGCACATCGTTGCTGTGCCAATCAGCCAACTTGTGTTTTTTGATGTGCGAAATGTTTACTttgtgttttttcttctcccccTTGTCGCTTCCCGTCCTTGGCTGGCTCCATGAATGTTTAAATTCCCCCGATCTTCTTGCGCATTGGACGACCAAGGCCTTCTCGATCTAGAACTACATCCTAATTTTGAACC
The Pyricularia oryzae 70-15 chromosome 1, whole genome shotgun sequence DNA segment above includes these coding regions:
- a CDS encoding ubiquitin C-terminal hydrolase, which translates into the protein MMKTTIPKRFLTLRDRDRHGGAHRRSKSTEPGSKSRSSAADTLLSMFNRDRSGNNSAKAKEEEEEKEHVKMEELMNWVEEESIGVTPDQIQNALASNYASGNVVAAKELLRFQCEALDGTIRSYDPNVAMLGAENRGAVTCYLDSLLFAMFAKMEAFECMLTRREYPNEAQQKLAVLLRLWVNLLRSGKLIRAEMVEDVQDALAACGWADAKLLEQQDTSEAFAFITETLQLPLLTLQVDLFHQGKGDADDHKVVFERLLNLAVPADPEGKGVKLEDCLEEYFNTRVDVLRDRPDDKKGFDIRFEEEVSYLSESPVDVPTPKRGNTLGPHNTIRLVTDRDDDDEGRKDEEDKLDEIAPLQRRWSNLEDVGGSSSATPTTERPVTRPSARLRSTSIIQRVVLDAQGNPTDADASTLLQKVKRQGSTVVKAVTIPAWQFFKLIPWHSAGKDEPLNDTDVAKHLNNRPVVGICLKRYMMTEAGQPRRQNTFIDIPDSMRLPHFMLVNDATVEESNGLSAEFKLVLQSVVCHRGDSLHSGHYVAFSRVAPKLLTDNRRHDADPPPDYEDAQWVKFDDLLDERVTYVDDIKQSLKDEMPYLLFYQIVPMVDYSSATTGQATLEMDDQVKGAVMPPSYNDSTVNFAATTASSYSPTSDSERPDNSRRTSGYFDTTTTATSTTGPSIGFFTDLDRPPRPSIDIESLGNSSAFGETFLKPSTSRRGSMPFSDASGILASDSSQPPQQQSPVVTPSEGRLAKAAAMFKPKDKDRERERERDPKEHWERRGSRPASQAGEGRMSLTMSRLGGLMLRTSKEPLREMPVASSGEQESYEDQLPSSQHVEIQPTQQQQAADGTSKDNKECCGRKDSKDKGRGKHHHHMHRKSAGGEPERECVVM